From one Flavobacterium kingsejongi genomic stretch:
- a CDS encoding transposase gives MLPDFLVDHFEVVSSTNTEEILHLYFEENAKPPSEFNGLQLISKGFQDEITIQDFPLRGKFVYLHIKRRRWTNKDTSEIVKRDWNLVAKGTRMTQEFAAFLKEINR, from the coding sequence ATGCTTCCTGATTTTTTAGTTGACCATTTTGAAGTGGTTTCTTCTACTAATACAGAAGAAATATTACACCTATACTTTGAAGAGAATGCCAAACCTCCGTCAGAATTTAATGGACTTCAGTTAATCTCAAAGGGTTTCCAGGATGAGATCACTATTCAGGACTTTCCTTTGAGAGGGAAGTTCGTGTATCTACACATCAAAAGACGTCGCTGGACCAATAAAGACACAAGTGAGATCGTTAAAAGAGATTGGAATCTAGTTGCCAAGGGAACCCGCATGACTCAGGAGTTTGCGGCTTTTTTAAAAGAAATTAATAGATAA